ATGGTAAGATATTTTACTCTATTTTTTTCATAAAGATTAAGTAAGTGTTTGATAAATGCAATTGTCGGTGCTAACCAATACGAAGGGTACGAGGTTTTACTTAATCTTTGCTTGATGGGCATGGGGTGGGCCCATATTGAAGGTGTTTCGCAATTTTGTAGTTATTCATAGGTATTTAATTCAGTTTTTTCGTTTTATGGAAGAATGCATTTCTTAAATTGATAGCGATGTGGTGTTACTCTTTTATTATATTTTGCAAGACTTTTGTAATACTTATGCAAGGGTCTTGAAAGATATATAAACTAATATGAACTTATCAACATGATTATAAGAAATATGAAAGGAGACTGAAAACGATTACGGTGTTTTAATAATGTAAGGCCCTTACATTCTATAAAGGTAAGAGGAATAGGGATAGAAAAAGTTTTTATTTCTTTTGCATTTGTATTTTAAGTTTGCAAAATCGTATTTCAGTATGTACATTTTAATATTCTAAATTAAGTAGAACAGAGCTTGTGAACTCAATGGACGGAAATTTCCAAAAAATTTGAAGGGATTATTCGCAGTATTTGTGTAAAATACAATCTCTTAGTCCGAGTAGGATACTGTGCTGTAATGGGTGCTGAATCCCTTAAGTAAAATTTACCTATTTTATAGAATAATAGTAATTCAATTGTTATACATACAAAATAACTTAGAATTTTATAATCTCAAAAGAGGAGCTAGTAATATGTCAAAAAACAATAAGAAGACTAAACAAATTTTATCACTTGCTATGATTGGAGCTATTGGTACTTCATTTGCATTCGCATCCCCAAATTCAGCAAGTGCAGCTCAAATTAGCCCGATTCAAAATGTTACAGCAGGACAAGTAAATCCTTATATTGAAAATTGGGATGAGCCGTTCAAAAAGATGTTTAGCTGGCTTCACCAGGATCACCAATATTATACGAATCCTACGTTTAAGCTTGATAAGGTTCTCGGATCATCAGTAGAAGAAGATGGTAATCCTGTTATTAAAAATTCACAAACTCTGTTTGTGGGTAAGTCAACTTTCAAGAATACTACAGATCAGGATCAGACCTTCACTACAAATGAATTCTCAAAGACAATTGAGCAATCTGTTTCTAGTTCCACTACACATGGATTTAACTTAGGAGTATCTACTAGTGTATCGTTTGGTATTCCGACTATCGGAGAGGCAAGTGTTGAACTATCTACTGAATATAATTTCTCAAATACAAATGAAACTACAAAGTCCGAAAGTTATACTTATACCGCTAGCCCGCAAAATATCGTAGTTCCTGCTCATTCAGCTGTAGAAGTTATGGTAACTTTAAATACTAATAAAATCAGCGGAAATGTAAAGCTTTTATCTAAATTTGAGGCAGGCTATACGTATCATGATGGTCTTGGAAAAGTATCGCACAGTTTGGGTTCCTTAGTAAATGATGTTTGGCAAAAAGATAAAAGTATTTTTGAAATTGCAAAATTTAATAGTGATGATGGAACGGTATCTTTAATAGGACGTGGTAAATACGAAGCTCAATATGGAACAGAATTCTCTGTAACTGTAAAACCTGTTGCAGCGGGACCTAGAGCACTTGCTGTTACATCTAGCGACACGGATGTATCTACTAACGAAGATTACACTCCTATTAACGAAGGTTACACTTATACAGTTAAACCAGAAGTTAAAAAAGAACAATAAATTAACCAAAGCCGGATCTTATGATTCGGCTTTCTATCTATTTATGCTAAGGGATTCTCCAAACTCAGATTGATGATGTCGCTTAGAATAAGTAAAATCAAAGTTTTGTACACCGAGGATTATGGAATGAACGAATTTAATATTTTTCAGCACTAACCATCCCAATAGAGTAAACCCTATTGGGATGTTTCTTTGAGTCTGGTATAATGGTACTTTAGAGTGTCCCATATGACTTGTTTCAAAATAGGAGAGTAGAATATGAGAAAAATAGGGTATGTACGCGTAAGTTCTGTTGATCAGAACCCTAAGAGACAATTAAAACAAATGAAGGAAATTGGAATAGACATTATATATGAAGAAAAAGTGTCAGGTGCTACACAAGACAGGCCTGAACTTCAAAATATGTTAAATGACCTGGGAGTAGGCGATACAATTTATGTGACTGACCTAACCCGGATTACTCGTAGTACGAGAGATCTATTTGAACTAGTTGATTACATAAAAACTAAAAAGGCAAACTTAAAATCATTAAAAGATACTTGGTTGGATTTATCTGAAGAAAATCCATATAGTCATTTCTTGATGACCGTAATGGGGGGAGTAAACCAATTAGAACGTGACTTAATTCGAATGCGTCAACGTGAGGGGATTGACCTTGCAAAAAAAGAAGGAAAATATCAAGGGCGAGTTAAAAAGTATCATGAAAAGCATGCTGGAATGGATTATGCACTTAAGCTGTATGAAGAAGGGAATATGACAGTGAAACAAATTTGCGAAATTACCAATGTTTCTAGATCAGCTTTATATAGGAAACTACAAGACAAAGTATAATAATAAGTACCCGCCACAATTGGAAAAATTTTCAGATGTGGCGGGTCATTCTTTGAATCGTTGCCGTACCCCTATTTCGCTACAAATATCGTGTATTATCGAAAACTAATTTGCAACACTTATTTAGGGCAACTTATTTAATGAGTTTTACGCTTAGCGAAGAAAAATCTGGTTTTCATCTTCCAAAAAATGTCTTAGCGTGGGTTTTATGTCATTTGGTTGGCGGGACCCCTTAAATAGGTTTTGCTTTTCCATACTGATCACGTCCTTTTTTAGAGTACTAGTATCAGTATGTCTAAATTTCAGAGATTAGTTACATAAGTCTTATAGTTTTTGCACCAGAACCCAAAATTTCGTTCTGGGGGCGCTATAAAATTTTAAGTTGCTGGAGATGATGGTGACCCCTATAAAGCAAAAAGGAGTATCACATAGTCAAAAATTCGACTTATGGGACAGCTCCTTTTTGTTTTATTTAATTCGTGAAGGGCTAATATGCTCTAGCCATAGAATACCATCATATTGTTGGTTAGGAATCATGATTTCATCTATAAATCCCCAATACTGCCCGATAATAGGCATATACATCCAAGAGGTTTCAGGGCGATTTTCCTCACCTTTTAAATTTACAAATACTTGCGGATGTTGTGCAGCTTTCAAAATTTCTTCGACACTATTGGCTTGATGCGTTTCCTTTACATTTTTAATCTGTGTATTATCCGAAACTAAACTGCTACCACTATATGCAAATAAACCGACTGTGTACATTTGATTTTTCAAATACTGTGGTATCATATCCATCATATTTGGGAATGGGAGTGGGGATGCGGCTTGAATCATATTAGAATTTTGTTTTCTAATATGATAATTGTGTCCCCACACAATCATTTTTTTATTCTTAAATTGCATCTCGCTTAACCATGCTAAATTCTGTGCCATCCTTTGATCTCGAGTGTAAACTGCGAAATCATCTGGATATTTTTCAGGTGGAATATTCTTCCGCTCTTTCACTTCATTTGGGATATATGTTTTAAGCGTATCGATTCGAATCTTAATTGACTTTTCTAGAAGATTTACATCATAGGATGCTTTAGGCGCTACTTGTTGCAATTCATTTTTATGTTGTTGGATAAACTCTTTTATTTTTTCGTATTTGTCCAAAAGGGATGCCTGCATTGCTTCAAATTCCTTATAAGAAGAGACAGAACGATATTTCACGATTTCTCCTTCTGCTTCTACAAGTAATTTACCTATTTCAGGATTCAATTTCCCAATCCATTCATTTGCAGATGTTGCAAATATAGCAGTCGCAGCATCCCCAGGTATTTGTATATCAAATCCCGTTAAAACAAGAGGTGTTCCTTTTTCTTTTTGTTCTTTTATATATTGAAATAATTCTTCCACATCTTCTGTATACCAAACATCATAAATAGCTTTCTTCATGGCTTGTTCCGCTGTTAAATCATCTATATTTTGATACACAGCATTCGCTTCCGCAAAGCCTGATTCAAATGCAATCACATCATAACCCATTTCTTCATGCAAATACTTAATGATACGAACCTTTGATTGATTCATTTCTGTTGAACCATGAGTAGACTCACCTAGTGAAACAATACGTTTGCCCTGTAAGGTTTGTTTCAAAAATGATAAATCTTCATTCGAACTAGCAGTTGGTTCTTGTAATTTAACCGCATGTTCACGAACCCAATTCTGCCATTTTGGTTGATCTGCAGGCAGTTCTTCAGCAGCTGCTACTGTTGAAAACGTTGTTAGTGCAAATAAAGTAGTTACGAATCCTTTTTTCCATTTTGAAAACACACATATCCCTCCTGATTTTTTATAAACTTTATTACATAAATCTAATTATCTATCATCAATTTGAAAAAATGGGAATAATTAGATTTATATGTTTATACTAGAGGATGGATTTTATAAAAATCAAGAAAAAAGTATAATAATCCTATAATTTTAAAATATCACCAATAGAATTCTCCTTCCTCAAAAAATAAGAAAGGAGAAGCTTTCATTTTCTGTTTTGGGGTAATTCTGAATTCTTAAGTTGATGGATGTGTATGGTGACCCTATATCTATATTTTTACTAACTTATTACGATATCGATGTTGATTTAAAGTGTTTTATATGAAATGAGAAAATGGATTTTTAAGGAATATAAACACAATAAACCTTTCCATTTTATTAATTCACATAATTTTCAAAATTATAATCTCTAAATGTTAATATTTGTTATATAATAAACCTATCAAGCATCATCCCTATGCTTTTGTAATATGCCTGTTAAGATAGTTTGTGTTACCCTTTTGTCACCTTACCTTAAAAAGAACTTGTAGTGATGGGCTACAAGTTTTTTTGTATAAGCCCCAAAATCTTTAATTTATCAACAAAATGAATTTTCACCTCATTATAAGGAGTTTATTAAATTATATTCTGAAAAATTAATAGAAGGAGGAAATAGGAATGAAAACACGTATCAAGCAAATTAACAGTGGTGTAGTTAACCAAGAGTGCATAAAGCAAATTATAGAATTATGGAATAACAATGCCATAGAAACTGCAGAATGTGAATTAGATGAGAGTGATAAAAAGGGAATCCAAGAGCAAATAGAACAATATATCCAATCAAAATATGGTGTGGTTTTTGTAGCAATTAATGAAAATCAGCAGGTTATTGGTTATGGTATTGCTTCTATGAAACAAGATTTAGTTAGTAATATATTATATGGTCAAGTAGACGAAGTATACGTAACATCAGAGTATCGAAGACAAAGAGTTGCTAAAAACTTAGTAGATAATTTAATGAATTGGTTTAACCAACAGGATATTTCTTTATTTCATGTTTATGTTGATTTAGAAAATGACCTAGCCTTAGAGTTTTGGGAGAAAATAGGTTTAAATAGGGAGTTTTTTATTCTATCAAATAATTAATTTGGTTCCGTTGCAAAGTTTCTTCGCCTTTTTATGTGTTAAGAAACTTTGCAACGGAACCAGTTTTTTCCTGTATTTGGGGTACGGCAACGATTCGTTCTTTTTCGGGCCACTTGTAAACAGCTTTGAAATCTATGATAAAACGTTGACTTTAAGGTAATTAGATTTGAAGTCTTCAAGAACGTTCTCTTTAAATATGTTCCGTAAACTTATTTTTTCAGTAATATTTACAGAGTTCTGTAAACTAATCTTATTAAATTTACCTCAAAAAATTAACGGAAT
This genomic stretch from Bacillus pseudomycoides harbors:
- a CDS encoding ETX/MTX2 family pore-forming toxin, which produces MSKNNKKTKQILSLAMIGAIGTSFAFASPNSASAAQISPIQNVTAGQVNPYIENWDEPFKKMFSWLHQDHQYYTNPTFKLDKVLGSSVEEDGNPVIKNSQTLFVGKSTFKNTTDQDQTFTTNEFSKTIEQSVSSSTTHGFNLGVSTSVSFGIPTIGEASVELSTEYNFSNTNETTKSESYTYTASPQNIVVPAHSAVEVMVTLNTNKISGNVKLLSKFEAGYTYHDGLGKVSHSLGSLVNDVWQKDKSIFEIAKFNSDDGTVSLIGRGKYEAQYGTEFSVTVKPVAAGPRALAVTSSDTDVSTNEDYTPINEGYTYTVKPEVKKEQ
- a CDS encoding recombinase family protein, coding for MRKIGYVRVSSVDQNPKRQLKQMKEIGIDIIYEEKVSGATQDRPELQNMLNDLGVGDTIYVTDLTRITRSTRDLFELVDYIKTKKANLKSLKDTWLDLSEENPYSHFLMTVMGGVNQLERDLIRMRQREGIDLAKKEGKYQGRVKKYHEKHAGMDYALKLYEEGNMTVKQICEITNVSRSALYRKLQDKV
- a CDS encoding erythromycin esterase family protein; protein product: MFSKWKKGFVTTLFALTTFSTVAAAEELPADQPKWQNWVREHAVKLQEPTASSNEDLSFLKQTLQGKRIVSLGESTHGSTEMNQSKVRIIKYLHEEMGYDVIAFESGFAEANAVYQNIDDLTAEQAMKKAIYDVWYTEDVEELFQYIKEQKEKGTPLVLTGFDIQIPGDAATAIFATSANEWIGKLNPEIGKLLVEAEGEIVKYRSVSSYKEFEAMQASLLDKYEKIKEFIQQHKNELQQVAPKASYDVNLLEKSIKIRIDTLKTYIPNEVKERKNIPPEKYPDDFAVYTRDQRMAQNLAWLSEMQFKNKKMIVWGHNYHIRKQNSNMIQAASPLPFPNMMDMIPQYLKNQMYTVGLFAYSGSSLVSDNTQIKNVKETHQANSVEEILKAAQHPQVFVNLKGEENRPETSWMYMPIIGQYWGFIDEIMIPNQQYDGILWLEHISPSRIK
- a CDS encoding GNAT family N-acetyltransferase, with protein sequence MKTRIKQINSGVVNQECIKQIIELWNNNAIETAECELDESDKKGIQEQIEQYIQSKYGVVFVAINENQQVIGYGIASMKQDLVSNILYGQVDEVYVTSEYRRQRVAKNLVDNLMNWFNQQDISLFHVYVDLENDLALEFWEKIGLNREFFILSNN